The DNA region ATAAAGAGGCTGGGACAAAAGTGTTTTAGTCGAGAAAAAACCCGAACCATAATTCGAAATCTTCCATAGACTTCGAATTCGTTCGGGTTTTTCATGTTAAAGAGTGTTGTTGTTTTTGGCATATTTTTGCTGTTGATTGGAGTGCAAGACGAAGACTCCGGCTCACCGCCCGCCCCGCGGAAAGCGAAGTCTTGCACGGAAAGCAACAGCGGTGTAATGACAGATGCTTACTCCTGGTATTGTTCGCCTCTAGAGTGAAGTGATTTAGTTTTGTCCCATCCTCTTTTATTTGTATATTTATAAAACTTCACCTTTATTTGTTCTGACGACCAGCACGTCACATGGTGCGGACTTGGTAATGTGCTGGGAGACGCTGCCGATAAGGAAGCGTTCCAGGGTGCTCATGCCAGTGGCTCCGCAAATAATTAAATCAGCCCTCACTGATTTGGCAACTTGATTGGGAATGACAGCTTTAGGGGAACCGTGTTCAATCATCGTTTTTACATGATCGATGCCAGCAGCTTCAGCTTCGGACTTATAGCGCGATAACAATTCTTCTGCATAAGTGTCAGCTCTTTCTGTCATGTTTCGATCATATGCTTCGACCGTGGCATAGGAACGGGTATCAATGACATGTACAAGGGTCAATGAAGCCGAATTTCGCTTTGTAATGGAAATTGCCTTTTCAAATGCCCACTCTGCTTCTTGAGATCCATCGACAGCAACGAGGATGTTCTGATAGGTCTGTCCCATATTCATTCCTCCTTTGCTTACATTTTACATTAAAACTTCAGTAATATCTCTGACAAATATTCGAATACTAGTCATGTAATGTAAATTTCAAAACGGAGGGGTCAACAAATGAAAAAACGAGAGCAAAAGGAAGAAATGCACTATGATGAAAGCGGGCTTCATGAAGTGAGCAATCAAATCATGAATGTTTATTCAGCGGGAACTTTCGATAGGGAAACAGAGGCTCCCAATGAGGACATAGAAAACGAGTATAAATAATGGAACAAGAGCTGAACCGTAATTGCTCGGTTCAGCTCTTATTTATACTGGCCCGCACTACTGATTTCTTTGTAACGGCACTTGCAAAAAGATACATCATGAATGCAGCTGCAAAGACAATGAACCCCGGGGAGAGTGAACCAGGGATTAAAAAGTAGAGGATTGAATTCACAATTATGATCAATAATGCAGTCGAATTATATGAAAAGGAGTGATCTGCAATTCGCTCAAGGTCCTGTACGGAAAGCTTTAATCGTTTTAAAAACATAAATTCTGCAACGATAATAGCTGAAATGGGAATGATGAAAGCCCCTAACAGGCTGATGTAATCTTTCGCATTTTCAATAATCGCTGGAAAGCAGCTTAATAATATGGCTGCAGCCCCAAAAAGAAGTGAACTATTGATCCTACCAACCCTGGGAATGGCATTAAGTAAGCTGAATCCACCTGTATAAGCATTGCTTAAATTGATGGAAACCATTGAAATCATCGCGCACAAGGTCAGAATGAATGTCATCCACGCAGAATTCGCCAGATGACTTGAAGATACGAAAGGGTTCAGGTTATTCGTCAGATGTGCAGAAAGAGACCCAAAGAGTGCAGTAATGAAAAAACCGACCACATTGCCTGAAAACAATCCCCAGAATCCTTGCCGCACATTTTCGGCATAGCGAGTGATGTCTGAAGAAGCACTTACACCTGATACATATTGAACAAATGCCAGACTTGCAAACAAGAAAAACGAACCAAAAGTAAAGTTTCCATTTGATGCGTTTGTGATAAAGTGAGAATTCAATTCGTGAATAAAAAGATAGCCCATGACGATCTGGCCTAAAATAAGCAGTGGCATACACCATTTCGTGAACTTTTTGACAGCATCAAAACCAACGAGTGCAAGAATGGTCATCAATATTGCGAGTATGATTGATATAGGCAAAGACAGAAGGTGTATATGGAAGAATTCTTCAGATAAGTCAACGATGACCATTGTGCCTCCGATGGTTTGTACGCTGAACCAATATAAGGAAGTAATGGACCTGACAGGAGAAGCGAAATATCTCGCCAGTTTAGTACCAAGCAGGGATCGGATGGCATATTGGGCGGGCAGTCCATACCTTGAGCCTGGAATGGATAGGATGGAAACAAAAAGAAAAGCTGCTGCTGCCCCAAGTAGTGTGGATACGATTGCCCATTCCCATGGCAGATTTCCATCAAGAACTGCAAGAGCCGGTACGATAAAGTTCCCCGCATTCACGGAGAAGGAAAGCTGGATGATGAAGTATTCAAACCAGCGGGTGTTCTTTAATTCAGTCGGTACAGGCTGAAGCCCGAGTCGTTCAATCCTGTTCATTTTGGCAGTGGTCATTTTCGGTTCTTCCCTCGTCCCTGAAGTAAAATAATATCCATTCCCATTTTAACGGACTTATCCCTTTTTTTGCACATAAAATTTCAATATATGCAAAGACTACACATAATAGGCAAGTCTCCTTTTTTTTGATAAAATGTAAGTGTTTTCATTGGCGTGAAATCTATAAAAAATTGTTTAGCATTTTAACATGTTAAATGTTATATTAATTAAGTGTTTTGTCCCGTAAGATTTATTGAAATATGATTTGGGAGGTATGTAATATGCGTATCGGGGTACCTAAAGAAATAAAAAATAATGAAAATCGTGTAGCTATGACCCCAGCTGGTGTTTTCCATTTAGTCAACCATGGCCATGAAGTTTTTATTGAAACCGGAGCTGGCCTCGGTTCGGGATTCAGTGATGAAGATTATCTTCAAACTGGAGCAAAAATAGTTGGTACAGCATCTGAAGCGTGGAGTATGGAAATGGTCATGAAGGTTAAGGAACCGCTTCCTTCAGAATATGAATACTTCCGTGAAGGGCTTATTCTTTTTACATATCTTCATTTAGCTCCGGAACCAGAGCTCACGAAGGCATTAATAGATAATAAAGTTGTCGGCATTGCATACGAGACGGTTCAGCTTCCAAATGGATCTCTTCCATTGTTGACGCCAATGAGTGAAGTAGCAGGACGAATGGCAACGCAAATCGGTGCACAGTTCCTTGAGAAGATCCATGGTGGAAAAGGAATCCTTCTATCTGGAGTCCCTGGTGTCCATCGTGGCCGTGTCACAATCATCGGCGGAGGGGTTGCTGGAACGAACGCTGCCAAAATGGCCATTGGCCTTGGAGCGCAGGTTACAATCCTTGATTTGAATCCTGAACGACTTCGTCAGCTTGACGATATATTTGGCAGTGATGTTACAACATTGATGTCAAACCCGCTTAATATCGCAGAGTCTGTGAGAGAAGCCGATCTTGTCATCGGGGCCGTCCTCATTCCTGGTGCTAAAGCTCCTAAGTTAGTAACGGATGAGATGATCCAAACGATGATGGATGGTTCTGTTGTGGTGGATATTGCCATCGACCAAGGCGGAATCTTCGAAACGACCGACCGCATAACGACACATGATGATCCAATATATACAAAACACGGAGTCGTGCATTATGCCGTAGCCAATATGCCTGGTGCAGTACCGCGTACATCTACGTTCGCATTGACAAACGTTACGGTCCCATATGCCGTACAAATTGCAAACAAAGGATACCGTCAAGCATGCATGGACAATGAGGCCTTGCTAAAAGGAATCAATACATTGGACGGCTACGTAACTTATAAAGCAGTAGCAGAGGCGCATGCCCTGGACTACTCAGATGCAAAATCCTTATTGGAAAAAGCATAAAAAACAGCCCCTTTAACTGGACAAGTTTTCAGTTGAAGGGGTTTTTGGTTTTTCTTGGACTGTAAACAAATTCAGAGAGATTGCATACCATCCTTTTTTTATGAAATAAATAGCGTGTGTTGATTTCCGCTGCGGGCGGAGCCGAGCCGTTTTTCCCGCAGGAGTAGCCACCCTCCTCTTCAATCATATACTTGCAATTCTGTTTATCAATGGCAACAATCTTTATGAAAACAGTCTTGTATAAAAACAACATTCTTTTTAGAATACAGCCCCATACAAAAACGGAGCTCCCCTCAATGAGGAAGCTCCGTTTTGCAGTCGTTATTTAATGATTTGCAGGTCTTTTGGGAACTTTGTGAAGGATTCTACACCGTCAGCAGTAATGAGAAGGTCATCCTCAATTCTCACGCCGGCTACATTCGGTACGTAGATGCCAGGTTCAATAGTGAAAACCATGCCTTCTTCCATCGTTAAATCATTTGTTTCTGTCAAAGCGGGGTATTCGTGGACGCTGACTCCCAATCCATGGCCAAGGCGATGCGGGAAGTAATCTCCGTATCCAGCGTCGGCAATCATCTTTCTGGCGGTTTTATCTAATTGGCTCGCTTTGACCCCCGGTTTTACCGCTTCAACAGCCGCTAATTGTGCTTTCAGTACTGTTTGATAGATTTCTTCCTGTTTATCATTATAGTGATCATAGGCAACCGTTCTAGTTATATCTGAACAGTACCCTTGGTAAACGACTCCCAGGTCGAACAGGACAAGATCACCCTTTTTTATTTTTGTGCTTCCCGGGTTGCCGTGTGGTGATGCACCGTTCGCCCCGGTCAGTACCATCGTTGAAAAGGACATTTCGGAAATCCCTTTTTTCTTCAATTCATATTCGACTTTGGCGATGATTTCAAGCTCGGATTTACCTTCTTTAATCTCCTCGACACCTGTTTGGATGGCAAAGTCGGCAAACTCGGCAGCCTTCCTTAAAATCTCGAGCTCTTTTTCATCTTTGATCATCCGCAAGACGCGCAGTTTTTCCTCGGCAGATACGAATGCTGCTCCAGTGTACCTTTCTTTCAGTTCTTCATATCTTTCAACATTTAAATGTTCTTTTTCAATCGCCCATTTATGTACTTTTCTAATGCGGGCATTGACGCTTTTTTCGATCATATCCCATGGCCGGTCAGTATCGGAGTGACCGATGATTTCATATTCCCAGCCTGCGTTTCTTGCGTCTTCTTTTTCCATGGCAGGGCAGACTAAAATCGGCTCTTCATCCTGAAAGGCCAATATGCCTAATAATCTTTCATGCGGCTCGCTTCGGAAACCGCTTAAATAAAAGACATTTTCTTTGGAAGTAATAAAGGATGCCTGAATATCTGATTGTTTCATCCAATCCATGAATGATTGCATTCTCTGTTTCAAACTAATTCCTCCTCGCGGCTAGTAGGTTCTTTCTACTAATGAGAGTACCAACAATTTTTTTGAAAGTAAACTTTTAAACTAGTCAGAAAAAGGGTATCGTATCTGTGAGTTTCTTTGGGAGGACATCAAGCAGCTCGTGAAGAATATTTTATGTGGATGAAATGTAAAGGAGTGGAGCTAAGTGAAAGTATCTTATCATGGACATTCAGTCATCAAGATTCAAACAAACGGGAAAACGATTTTATTCGATCCATTCATCAATGGCAACGAATTGACAGATTTAAAAGCAGAAAATGAAAATCCCGATGTCATCATTTTAACCCACGGCCATGGGGACCATGTCGGCGATACGATGGAAATCGCGAAACGAAGCAATGCGCTTGTCATCGCCCCGAACGAACTTGCCGTCTACCTTGGCTTCCAAGGCTTGAATACACATCCGATGCATATCGGAGGAGCTTATGAATTCGATTTCGGAAAAGTCAAATTGACGCCTGCTTTCCATGGTTCGGGTCTTGTGACAGAAAATAAAGAAATCATTTATATGGGTATGCCTGCAGGAGTGCTATTTATGGCTGAAGGAAAGACGATCTACCATGCTGGTGATACAGCGCTCTTTTCAGATATGAAACTCATTGGGGAGAGACACCCGATTGATGTTGCGTTCCTTCCGATCGGGGATAATTTCACGATGGGTCCGGAAGATGCCGCCTATGCAGCAGAGCTCTTAATGGCTAAGAAGACAGTGCCGATCCACTACGATACATTCCCGCCGATCAAACAGGATCCTCATAAATTCGTTGAATCTTTGAAGGATAAAAATGGTCTAGTGATGACCCCTGGAGAATCGTTGGAGCTTTAACAGGTCCTTTTATAACTACAAACCGAAACAGGTCTGAAAAGGACCTGTCTTTTTATTTGGGTACAAGCATAGAATATAACAAGCTGTGCATAAAGGGGGGAAAACAATGAAGCAAAGGTTTTTATTGTGCTTGCTGTTAAGCGGGCTGCTGGTTTATTACGCTGTGCCTAATTTGAATTTTCATGCGGAAGGGGCAGAAGAGATTTTCACGCGATCCTGGCTCTTATTTGCCTGCTTTGTGATTGCAGGCAATCTTTCTGCACTCCTATATACCCCAAAACGGGAAAAGCCGCAGAAACAAGGAAAACCTCAGATGCCAAAGAAAAAAGCAAGATCATATTAGAACCCGCTATATGCCCAATAAAATTGAATCAGCAAGCTTTTCACCTTATAATAGTGATTATATAAAGGGACCGATTAGAAAAGGGTGAAGAGCTTGGCTACTAAACATGAACAAATTTTGCAATACATAGATGGGCTTCCTGTCGGGGAGAAGATTTCTGTCCGGCAAATCGCCAGAGCCATGAGCGTGAGTGAAGGTACTGCCTACCGCGCGATCAAAGATGCCGAAAATAAAGGCTACGTCAGTACGATTGAGCGAGTCGGGACGATACGGATCGAAAGAAAAAAGAAAGAAAATATCGAAAAGCTCACATTTGCTGAAGTGGTCAATATCATTGATGGACAAGTTCTGGGCGGTAGAGACGGATTACATAAAACACTGACCAAGTTTGTTATAGGCGCCATGAAACTTGAAGCGATGATGAGATACACCGGCGCCGGCAACCTGCTTATCGTGGGGAATCGTACAAAAGCCCACGAGTTGGCACTCAGGGCAGGGGCTGCAGTCCTCATCACAGGTGGATTTGATACAGATGATGAAGTAAAGAAACTGGCAGATGAACTCGAGCTGCCGATCATCTCAACTAGCTATGATACATTTACGGTGGCAACCATGATCAATCGCGCCATCTACGACCAATTGATCAAAAAGGATATTGTGTTTGTCGAAGATATATTGACACCGTTGGAAGAGACCGTGTTCCTCAAGACGGATGAGACGGTCAAGTTGTGGCATGAAAAAAATAAAGGAACGGGCCACAGTCGATTCCCTGTCGTTGACCAAAGCATGAAAATTCAAGGGATGATCACCTCCAAGGATATCATCGGCGTCGATTCCCATATTACAGTGGATAAGATTATGACGAAAAACCCGATAACGGTCGGCGTAAAGACAAGTGTAGCATCTGCAGCGCACATGATGATCTGGGAAGGCATCGAAGTCCTCCCGGTCGTCAATGAACAAAATCGGCTTCAAGGGATCATCAGCAGGCAGGATGTATTAAAAGCGCTTCAAATGATTCAAAGGCAGCCGCAGGTAGGTGAAACGATTGATGACATCATGACAGACCAGCTATCAGTATCCCATGCCGATGATTCGGAAAACAGCTACCGATTTGAAGTCACACCGCAAATGACCAATCAACTCGGAACCATTTCTTACGGCGTATTCACCACCATCGTCACCGAAGCTGCCAATCGTGCATTGAGGAGCTTCAAAAAGGGCGACTTGGTCGTTGAAAATATGACCATTTATTTTATCAAACCGGTCCAAATGGAAAGCATGATTGAAATCGTCCCAAGAGTCTTGGAGGTAGGGCGCAAATTTGGAAAAGTAGATGTAGAAGTCTTTAACGATGGCGTACTCGTTGGAAAAGCCCTAATGATGTGCCAACTTATTGATAGATAGAAAAGCGGAAGCGCCTTGATTAGAGGCGCTAAGGACTGGGAAAATTAGAGTTCGAATTTTCCTTAGACTGATTAAAGGAACAAAGGCTAAGATCGCCACGTCGTGTGGCAACGCCTTTGCTTGTACATCCTGTACATCGGAGATAAAGGAAACACGAAGAGCATCAGCGATTCGATGTTGACTTATCGTAGGCGAGCCGAGGGAAGTCCTCGAGCCTCTAGGCGCTGGGGGCATAAAAAAAAAAGCTGACCATCGTCAGCTTTGCTCATCAACATATTCAGCCTCTTTGATCGCGTGCGGCAGGTAAAATCGATAAGCTTTGTAGCCTGCCCAAATGCTAAGCGTACCCATAATGATAAAGAGAGCGGCAACGATATAAGTAGTAGTGGTAGGGTAAAGATATAATTGATTGATGCCGAATAGTCCGATAAACAATCCTAAAGCCATACTGGATTTTCCGGATATGTATTTCTTTTCCATAGGAAGATTGCTTCGGACATATTTGACTTTGTAGTATATATAAAATGATAGCGATAGTACAATAAATACAACAAGAAATGGCATGAAAGTTCCTCCAAATATCGACAATTTTCAATTTATATTGTAACGATATTCCTGGAAAAAAGCCACTTTTATTCGAAATTTGCAGGAAAGTTGAACAAAAGGAGACTATTAAAATCATGAAGGAAAAAATCTTAGAAACGATAAAAGCATACGAAACCATCATTGTTCATCGCCACGTCAGGCCAGATCCAGATGCGTACGGATCGCAAGGAGGTCTGGTGGAAATGTTGAGAGCTTCTTTTCCCGGCAAAAAGATCTTTGCAGTTGGCACGGAAGAGCCTTCTCTGAACTTTTTGAATCGCCTGGATGTCATTGAGGATGATATGTATCAACAAGCTCTTGTCATCGTCTGCGATACTGCAAACCAAGAGCGAATCTGCGATGAGCGCTATCGGCTGGGTGAGAAACTCGTGAAAATAGACCACCATCCCAATGAAGATCCATACGGAGATCTATTATGGGTCGATACATCTGCAAGTTCTGTGAGTGAAATGATCTACGATTTTTATTTGTCACAAAAAGACTATGGCCTGGTCATGACAGATGCAGCAGCCCGTCTTCTATTCGCAGGCATCGTCGGAGACACAGGCAGATTCCTGTACCCGAGTACAACTCAGAGGACATTTGACTATGCAGGTGAATTGATCCGCTATGATTTTGACAGAACGGAATTATTCAATCAAATGTATGAGACTGACTCTAAGGTAATGAAGCTTCAGGGTTTTATCATGCAAAATTTTGAACTGATGCCTAGTGGAGCTGGTGTCCTCATATTAAAAAAGGACCTGCTGCAACGATTCAATGTTACTCCATCAGCTGCTTCCCAGCTTGTCAGCAGTCTCGGGAATGTAAAAGGTATCAAGGCGTGGTGCTTTTTTATTGAAGAAGAGGACCAAATCCGTGTCCGCCTTCGTTCCAAAGGACCTGTAATCAACGAAATTGCCAAAAAATATAATGGCGGCGGTCATCCTCTGGCTGCAGGTGCATCCGTACATTCTTGGGAAGAAGTCGAAGATGTAACGAAAGATCTGGAAGCTGTCTGTATGGAAGCATAAATCAAATCGCCTTCCCACAGAAACAGAGCATTCTGAAGTGTTGACGAAAAGAGCTGGCCAAGGTTCATTTGGCCAGCTTCATTTCCAATGTGACTTGGATGGTTGTATAAAAGAAGATTTCTTTTATGACAAATGAATATCTCTTGTCATTTAGAGTGATGGTTTTATTTTCGATCGTCCTTTTTACTAGTTCTTTATTTTTATAGACTGAGTTCAAGTCTTTTGCCAAAAGCGGCCTTAAATCCTCTCTTAGTGCATCCTCAGCTTCATCCAAGGATAAATCATCAATATTGTATTTGGAAGCATTGGTGATTTTAATGGAAATATTTTGAATGGTCAGCAGCTCCTGATTTTTTTTATTCAACTCAGCGAAATCTTCCTGCCATATTGATTTGTCTTTTTCTAATTGAATGATTTTATCGCGCTGATCTTCCAGTATTTTTGCCTGTTTTTCCTGAAGGGCGCCGAACATAAAGAGAAAGATGACCCAGCTGATACAGCCGCCCACTGCTATTCCAGCCAATAATCGCTGCCATTCCGGTCTTCGATACAATGGGGGTATCCTCATCCAATATGCTCCTGTGTAAACCACCTGATAATTTCCGCAGCGCATTGAGCACCGCCCATGGCAGATAAAATAAGCAGGAATTGCTTGAAGAGATCACGTGTATCTCCATCAAGAAATCCCCTTTCAAAACTATAAACAGTATCAAATGTCCCCCCAATGGCCGCAATGATGGCCCAAATCCGAATATTTGTCGAGATTTCAGCCACTTTGGTCAACGGAGGCTCTCCCGTAATGAAAGCAGACAGCCCGCCGATTAAAGTCCCTCCGATCAATACACCGAATGCAATGAAAAAACTCTCAAAGAAAGATGGAAAAAAAGCACCGTTCATCCCGCAATCATCCTTAATTAAAATATCTTTACCCTATATATATGGGACAACATTCTATGTTATGATTAGCTCCTTGATGGGAACATATTTTCTTTTTTTGATATACTATAAATATAATAAATACAGA from Falsibacillus albus includes:
- a CDS encoding M24 family metallopeptidase, which produces MKQRMQSFMDWMKQSDIQASFITSKENVFYLSGFRSEPHERLLGILAFQDEEPILVCPAMEKEDARNAGWEYEIIGHSDTDRPWDMIEKSVNARIRKVHKWAIEKEHLNVERYEELKERYTGAAFVSAEEKLRVLRMIKDEKELEILRKAAEFADFAIQTGVEEIKEGKSELEIIAKVEYELKKKGISEMSFSTMVLTGANGASPHGNPGSTKIKKGDLVLFDLGVVYQGYCSDITRTVAYDHYNDKQEEIYQTVLKAQLAAVEAVKPGVKASQLDKTARKMIADAGYGDYFPHRLGHGLGVSVHEYPALTETNDLTMEEGMVFTIEPGIYVPNVAGVRIEDDLLITADGVESFTKFPKDLQIIK
- the ytrI gene encoding sporulation membrane protein YtrI — translated: MRIPPLYRRPEWQRLLAGIAVGGCISWVIFLFMFGALQEKQAKILEDQRDKIIQLEKDKSIWQEDFAELNKKNQELLTIQNISIKITNASKYNIDDLSLDEAEDALREDLRPLLAKDLNSVYKNKELVKRTIENKTITLNDKRYSFVIKEIFFYTTIQVTLEMKLAK
- a CDS encoding YtpI family protein — protein: MPFLVVFIVLSLSFYIYYKVKYVRSNLPMEKKYISGKSSMALGLFIGLFGINQLYLYPTTTTYIVAALFIIMGTLSIWAGYKAYRFYLPHAIKEAEYVDEQS
- a CDS encoding purine-cytosine permease family protein, encoding MTTAKMNRIERLGLQPVPTELKNTRWFEYFIIQLSFSVNAGNFIVPALAVLDGNLPWEWAIVSTLLGAAAAFLFVSILSIPGSRYGLPAQYAIRSLLGTKLARYFASPVRSITSLYWFSVQTIGGTMVIVDLSEEFFHIHLLSLPISIILAILMTILALVGFDAVKKFTKWCMPLLILGQIVMGYLFIHELNSHFITNASNGNFTFGSFFLFASLAFVQYVSGVSASSDITRYAENVRQGFWGLFSGNVVGFFITALFGSLSAHLTNNLNPFVSSSHLANSAWMTFILTLCAMISMVSINLSNAYTGGFSLLNAIPRVGRINSSLLFGAAAILLSCFPAIIENAKDYISLLGAFIIPISAIIVAEFMFLKRLKLSVQDLERIADHSFSYNSTALLIIIVNSILYFLIPGSLSPGFIVFAAAFMMYLFASAVTKKSVVRASINKS
- the ald gene encoding alanine dehydrogenase; the encoded protein is MRIGVPKEIKNNENRVAMTPAGVFHLVNHGHEVFIETGAGLGSGFSDEDYLQTGAKIVGTASEAWSMEMVMKVKEPLPSEYEYFREGLILFTYLHLAPEPELTKALIDNKVVGIAYETVQLPNGSLPLLTPMSEVAGRMATQIGAQFLEKIHGGKGILLSGVPGVHRGRVTIIGGGVAGTNAAKMAIGLGAQVTILDLNPERLRQLDDIFGSDVTTLMSNPLNIAESVREADLVIGAVLIPGAKAPKLVTDEMIQTMMDGSVVVDIAIDQGGIFETTDRITTHDDPIYTKHGVVHYAVANMPGAVPRTSTFALTNVTVPYAVQIANKGYRQACMDNEALLKGINTLDGYVTYKAVAEAHALDYSDAKSLLEKA
- a CDS encoding metal-dependent hydrolase — encoded protein: MKVSYHGHSVIKIQTNGKTILFDPFINGNELTDLKAENENPDVIILTHGHGDHVGDTMEIAKRSNALVIAPNELAVYLGFQGLNTHPMHIGGAYEFDFGKVKLTPAFHGSGLVTENKEIIYMGMPAGVLFMAEGKTIYHAGDTALFSDMKLIGERHPIDVAFLPIGDNFTMGPEDAAYAAELLMAKKTVPIHYDTFPPIKQDPHKFVESLKDKNGLVMTPGESLEL
- a CDS encoding CBS domain-containing protein — protein: MATKHEQILQYIDGLPVGEKISVRQIARAMSVSEGTAYRAIKDAENKGYVSTIERVGTIRIERKKKENIEKLTFAEVVNIIDGQVLGGRDGLHKTLTKFVIGAMKLEAMMRYTGAGNLLIVGNRTKAHELALRAGAAVLITGGFDTDDEVKKLADELELPIISTSYDTFTVATMINRAIYDQLIKKDIVFVEDILTPLEETVFLKTDETVKLWHEKNKGTGHSRFPVVDQSMKIQGMITSKDIIGVDSHITVDKIMTKNPITVGVKTSVASAAHMMIWEGIEVLPVVNEQNRLQGIISRQDVLKALQMIQRQPQVGETIDDIMTDQLSVSHADDSENSYRFEVTPQMTNQLGTISYGVFTTIVTEAANRALRSFKKGDLVVENMTIYFIKPVQMESMIEIVPRVLEVGRKFGKVDVEVFNDGVLVGKALMMCQLIDR
- a CDS encoding DHH family phosphoesterase; protein product: MKEKILETIKAYETIIVHRHVRPDPDAYGSQGGLVEMLRASFPGKKIFAVGTEEPSLNFLNRLDVIEDDMYQQALVIVCDTANQERICDERYRLGEKLVKIDHHPNEDPYGDLLWVDTSASSVSEMIYDFYLSQKDYGLVMTDAAARLLFAGIVGDTGRFLYPSTTQRTFDYAGELIRYDFDRTELFNQMYETDSKVMKLQGFIMQNFELMPSGAGVLILKKDLLQRFNVTPSAASQLVSSLGNVKGIKAWCFFIEEEDQIRVRLRSKGPVINEIAKKYNGGGHPLAAGASVHSWEEVEDVTKDLEAVCMEA
- a CDS encoding YtrH family sporulation protein — translated: MNGAFFPSFFESFFIAFGVLIGGTLIGGLSAFITGEPPLTKVAEISTNIRIWAIIAAIGGTFDTVYSFERGFLDGDTRDLFKQFLLILSAMGGAQCAAEIIRWFTQEHIG
- a CDS encoding universal stress protein, encoding MGQTYQNILVAVDGSQEAEWAFEKAISITKRNSASLTLVHVIDTRSYATVEAYDRNMTERADTYAEELLSRYKSEAEAAGIDHVKTMIEHGSPKAVIPNQVAKSVRADLIICGATGMSTLERFLIGSVSQHITKSAPCDVLVVRTNKGEVL